The nucleotide sequence CGCCATCTTGGTGCCGTCTGTCCGTCCCTGGGGATCTGTCCAGCGGCCCTCGGCGTCCTCCTCGGTCAAGACGGGGCTGGACTTCCTGTGACTCTCCGGCTTTCCTTCTTGGTCCATCAGGGAAGGGACGCGACTTGGCCAAGGCAGAGCCTCTCCTCAGAGGGCCAGGCCCAGAGGCCGCCCACTCCTGAGGGCCCTTTGGGAGCTCCCCCGCTGGGGAGGATCCGCCCGTCTGTCCCGCTCCGCACGCAGGCCCTAGAGAGAAGCCCCCACGAGAGGCACCCAGGAGGAGTCCAGCCTCCCCTCCTCCCCGCAGGGTGCTCTGGGGCCGGACCAGGCGCGGGCCAGCGAGGTCAGGGCTTCCGGGAGCCTGATACAGGCCCGCCCGGGCTCTCTCCCCCCTGTCCGGCCTGGAGACTTTCTCAGCCGCTTGGCGGGCCGCCGGCCAAGGGCCGTCCTGCAGAGGATGAAGGGGCAGAGCTGGGCTTCTCTAGTGGCCCCCCGGCTGGCGTGTCCCCCGATAGTCTGGGCTCCCCTTTCCCGTGCTACGTGGTCCTCCCAGCTCCGGGGAGCCTCGCACGCACACCGTCGGCGAGACACACTTGTGGATGCGAGTGTGAGACGGTCGCTGGGGCGGCGTTTGTGGTGCTCCTTTGCCAGCGTCACCAAACTCGGGGGGCCCCTTTaggcctccctttcctttcctgtaCGGTGGGGAGGGCCCGGCTCGCTCCCTCCATCCCAGGCCCGCCGGACCTCCAGGCTCTCCGTCCTCCGGGGCGCAGGAGGACAGGAAGGCGCAGATGAGGGGCCTGGCGAGGAGGCAGGAGGGGCTGGCAGGGAACCTGGCAGCGCCCGGCCCCCGGGGCAGCCTCCACAGCAGACCCAGCCCGGCCCTCTGTTTATTTCTGCATCGCCCTTGGAGAGAGCTCGGGCTGGCCGAGGCCGGCAGGGCTGCCCAGGGAGGCGGGCGGGCAGCCCGGCCTT is from Gracilinanus agilis isolate LMUSP501 chromosome 2, AgileGrace, whole genome shotgun sequence and encodes:
- the LOC123237179 gene encoding basic proline-rich protein-like translates to MSGGAPWSGTLGLSAPDLAFRASVPGLHRRPEPPHPGAPSPGSPLTRQPPHSGAPSPGSPLTQEPPHPGAPSPGSPGRSQGGEDAACGLRAASSCWPSLLAGPRRTQGGFTKFGGEGRAARPPPWAALPASASPSSLQGRCRNKQRAGLGLLWRLPRGPGAARFPASPSCLLARPLICAFLSSCAPEDGEPGGPAGLGWRERAGPSPPYRKGKGGLKGPPEFGDAGKGAPQTPPQRPSHTRIHKCVSPTVCVRGSPELGGPRSTGKGSPDYRGTRQPGGH